A genome region from Mycobacterium florentinum includes the following:
- a CDS encoding thioesterase family protein, whose protein sequence is MTIEDSAIMPEAFFTVDGDSYVPGPLTHGPWGAAMGGQIVGGLLGWGIEQSGIDPDFQPARLTVDLLRPVLMRPVQIQTSIQREGRRIRLVDAALIQRDTIVARASALFLRRGEHPDGQVWSFPVQMPALPTSYEGFPADMPFLIWGYGATFEGSPGIAAGEWEQSHAQKFAWARLFRPMVHGHPLTPFTRLAFAGDITSSLTHWGTGGLRYINADYTVTASRLPDGEFIGLAAQSHYGTAGVATGAATLFDCHGPIGTSSALAVAQPADAFKPTYT, encoded by the coding sequence GTGACGATCGAGGATTCCGCCATCATGCCCGAGGCATTCTTCACTGTCGACGGCGACTCCTACGTTCCGGGCCCGCTGACGCACGGGCCGTGGGGCGCGGCGATGGGCGGCCAGATCGTCGGTGGCCTGTTGGGTTGGGGCATAGAACAATCGGGCATCGATCCCGACTTTCAGCCCGCCCGCCTGACCGTTGACCTGTTGCGCCCCGTGCTGATGCGGCCGGTACAGATTCAGACGTCGATACAACGGGAAGGCCGCCGGATCAGGCTGGTCGACGCAGCCCTGATTCAGCGCGACACGATCGTCGCGCGGGCCAGTGCGCTGTTCCTGCGCCGCGGCGAGCATCCCGACGGCCAGGTGTGGTCCTTTCCGGTGCAGATGCCGGCGCTGCCGACCTCCTACGAGGGCTTCCCGGCCGACATGCCGTTTCTCATCTGGGGATACGGCGCCACCTTCGAAGGCAGTCCCGGTATCGCCGCCGGCGAATGGGAGCAGTCCCACGCCCAGAAGTTCGCCTGGGCGCGACTGTTTCGGCCGATGGTGCACGGTCACCCGCTGACACCGTTTACCCGCCTGGCCTTCGCCGGAGATATCACGAGCTCGCTCACGCATTGGGGCACAGGCGGATTGCGCTACATCAACGCCGACTACACCGTGACCGCGAGCCGATTGCCCGACGGCGAATTCATCGGGCTGGCCGCCCAAAGCCACTACGGCACGGCCGGGGTGGCCACCGGCGCGGCCACCCTGTTCGACTGCCACGGCCCCATCGGCACCAGCTCCGCCCTCGCAGTGGCCCAGCCCGCCGACGCATTCAAACCGACCTACACGTAG
- a CDS encoding LysR family transcriptional regulator, translating into MPDSASRVVDLDLRLVGYFVAVAEHRHFGRAAAELRVAQPSLSRQIRRLEQQMGVRLFDRTPQSTRLTDAGEVFLPRAKALLRSAVQATAQARDAAQPGRIVIGYTTSLIITPVVRALRREHPDAAVETLHLDWNEPRDALLDHRVDAVVTPLPFSTDQLHVTILYDEPRVLVVAVDHRLAGRRAVTVDDIADEPIPKFRHCAPAWNDFWRIDPRPDGRGAPDGPLLDTLEDGLELIASGQAVAVTTGFYERLRPDITTIPLEGVEVSHVVVASRAGDRSRLVAAFRELATAHLTAPGRA; encoded by the coding sequence ATGCCTGATTCGGCATCGCGGGTGGTGGATCTCGACCTGCGACTAGTCGGATACTTCGTCGCGGTGGCCGAACACCGGCACTTTGGCCGCGCCGCGGCCGAGCTGCGCGTCGCGCAGCCGTCGCTGAGCCGGCAGATCCGCCGCCTGGAGCAGCAGATGGGCGTCCGCCTGTTTGACCGCACTCCGCAAAGCACCCGGCTCACCGATGCCGGCGAGGTGTTCCTGCCCCGGGCGAAGGCCCTACTACGCTCGGCAGTCCAGGCCACCGCGCAGGCCCGGGACGCCGCGCAGCCCGGCCGAATCGTCATCGGCTACACAACAAGTCTGATCATCACCCCGGTGGTGCGTGCGCTGCGTCGCGAGCACCCCGATGCCGCTGTGGAAACCCTGCACCTGGACTGGAACGAGCCGCGCGATGCACTGCTCGACCACCGGGTGGATGCGGTGGTGACCCCGCTGCCCTTTTCCACCGACCAGCTGCATGTCACGATCCTCTACGACGAGCCCCGGGTGTTGGTCGTGGCCGTCGACCATCGCCTCGCGGGCAGGCGGGCGGTCACCGTCGATGACATCGCCGACGAACCAATACCGAAATTTCGACACTGCGCCCCTGCCTGGAATGACTTTTGGCGCATCGATCCTCGGCCCGACGGGCGCGGGGCGCCCGACGGCCCACTCTTGGACACCCTCGAGGACGGGTTGGAACTCATCGCCTCCGGGCAGGCGGTCGCCGTCACGACCGGCTTTTACGAGCGATTGCGTCCCGATATCACGACCATTCCGTTGGAAGGCGTCGAAGTCAGCCATGTTGTTGTGGCGAGCCGCGCGGGGGACCGCAGTCGTCTGGTGGCGGCCTTTCGCGAACTCGCTACGGCACACCTCACCGCCCCGGGCCGGGCCTAG
- a CDS encoding TIGR03619 family F420-dependent LLM class oxidoreductase, translated as MKIGVATVITDEGIRPDVLAKALEDRGFDSLVVAEHSHVPSSRATPFPAGGELPREYYRSYDPFVALTAAAVATSELLIGPGVLLLPQRDSIQTAKAISSLDQISAGRVMLGLGLGWNLEEAADHGVAATMRGQLLDEKLAAMKELWANDEAEFHGRYVDFDATYCWPKPAQKPHPRIYFGGFTAATVSRARRHHGGWMPMAVPVADMVPAQLSLLEGATDIPVSVIVPENVEPDVLDAYRRHGAERALILLSTKSESETLRLLDRIAAHTETQLNRCSLANALWCSHFQGRSQRVMQNRRAIL; from the coding sequence ATGAAAATTGGGGTCGCCACCGTCATCACCGATGAGGGTATACGTCCGGACGTACTCGCAAAAGCACTGGAAGATCGAGGATTTGACTCGCTCGTCGTGGCCGAACACTCACACGTCCCGTCAAGTCGAGCCACTCCGTTCCCAGCGGGCGGCGAGTTACCGCGCGAGTACTACCGCTCCTATGACCCTTTCGTCGCGCTGACAGCGGCCGCTGTCGCCACATCCGAACTTCTGATTGGGCCCGGAGTACTTCTTCTGCCGCAACGGGACTCGATTCAAACGGCGAAGGCGATTTCCAGCCTCGATCAGATATCCGCGGGTCGAGTGATGCTGGGCCTGGGCCTGGGCTGGAATCTCGAAGAGGCCGCCGATCACGGCGTTGCAGCCACGATGCGGGGCCAACTGCTCGACGAAAAACTAGCTGCCATGAAAGAACTGTGGGCTAACGACGAAGCCGAATTCCACGGCCGTTATGTCGATTTCGATGCAACCTACTGCTGGCCCAAGCCCGCACAGAAGCCGCATCCAAGGATTTACTTCGGCGGATTCACTGCGGCCACGGTGTCTCGAGCACGGCGGCATCACGGTGGGTGGATGCCCATGGCCGTGCCGGTCGCCGATATGGTCCCCGCGCAGCTGAGCCTTCTCGAGGGCGCGACCGACATTCCAGTCAGCGTCATTGTGCCCGAAAACGTAGAACCCGATGTCCTGGATGCTTACCGCCGGCACGGCGCGGAACGAGCGCTCATCCTGCTTTCCACCAAATCCGAATCGGAAACGCTCCGGCTGCTCGACAGGATTGCGGCACACACCGAAACACAGCTGAACCGCTGCTCGCTAGCAAATGCACTCTGGTGCAGCCATTTTCAAGGTCGATCGCAGCGGGTGATGCAGAACCGAAGGGCAATCCTGTGA
- a CDS encoding alpha/beta hydrolase has product MTSKECREFAQFCAAVRERLSIHDLNLATVGDIVEAAHIAAKEPEGVTYAKVDAGGVEALWCVPARSDPRSVLLHNHMGGSVVSSMHADRKPAAHIAKAAGMRSLVINYRRAPEHTFPAQIEDVEKAYDWLLGQGYRPENVASVGHSIGGALAVSLAVGLRNRGAALPGAILSISPWCDLRLSSRSIETNADVDMVLSRGLLEFFRSCWLDKTGIHWHDPRVNLLEADLRGLPPIAIFYGTDELLADEAVRLALRAKAAGNDQQLRSVDGGQHSFIMGAGRVPEVDDAIAEMGKWLRRKLLLRAPP; this is encoded by the coding sequence GTGACGAGCAAGGAGTGCCGGGAGTTCGCGCAGTTCTGCGCTGCTGTGCGTGAGCGATTGTCGATTCACGATCTCAACCTGGCCACCGTTGGGGACATCGTCGAGGCGGCCCACATCGCGGCGAAAGAACCCGAGGGCGTCACCTACGCGAAAGTCGATGCCGGCGGCGTCGAGGCCCTCTGGTGTGTCCCCGCCCGAAGCGACCCACGCTCCGTTCTGCTGCATAACCACATGGGGGGCAGCGTCGTCAGTTCGATGCACGCCGACCGGAAGCCCGCCGCACATATCGCCAAGGCCGCCGGTATGCGGTCGTTGGTAATCAACTACCGGCGCGCGCCGGAGCATACGTTCCCCGCGCAGATCGAAGACGTTGAGAAGGCCTATGATTGGCTGCTCGGCCAGGGTTACCGACCCGAGAACGTCGCGAGTGTCGGGCACTCAATCGGCGGCGCTCTCGCGGTCAGCCTGGCCGTTGGGTTGCGTAACAGGGGGGCCGCGCTGCCCGGCGCGATTCTGTCCATCTCGCCCTGGTGCGACCTGAGGCTCTCAAGCAGGTCCATCGAAACGAATGCGGACGTGGACATGGTGCTGTCGCGCGGGTTGCTGGAGTTTTTCCGGTCCTGCTGGCTCGATAAGACGGGTATCCACTGGCACGATCCGCGGGTGAACCTGCTTGAAGCCGACTTACGCGGCCTTCCGCCGATCGCAATCTTCTACGGCACCGACGAGCTGCTCGCGGACGAGGCGGTGCGGCTCGCACTGCGCGCGAAGGCGGCTGGCAACGATCAACAACTGCGGTCCGTCGACGGCGGCCAGCACTCCTTCATCATGGGCGCCGGCCGGGTTCCCGAGGTCGATGATGCCATCGCGGAAATGGGCAAGTGGTTACGGCGGAAGCTCCTGCTGAGGGCGCCGCCGTGA
- a CDS encoding nitroreductase/quinone reductase family protein, with protein MSVPAVSPGLSIAHRIASPVARSRPGISFLRNIGSRVDPTLLWHTQGRISSVWPFPAVVMTHVGAKSGRTRNSALVYFTDRGRVILIASNFGESRNPAWYYNVKANPIVILYARGICGHFMAEEIYGAERDRLFQRAKDAPGPYGRYEQAAAAESRYLPVLGFTPCHTKGLH; from the coding sequence ATGTCCGTTCCCGCCGTGTCTCCCGGTCTCTCGATTGCCCATCGGATCGCAAGTCCGGTCGCGCGGTCGCGGCCCGGTATCAGCTTCCTCCGCAACATCGGCTCTCGAGTCGATCCGACTTTGCTCTGGCACACGCAGGGGCGAATCTCCTCCGTTTGGCCCTTCCCGGCCGTCGTTATGACGCATGTTGGCGCCAAGTCGGGCAGGACCCGCAACAGTGCACTGGTGTACTTCACCGATCGAGGGCGGGTCATTCTCATCGCCTCAAACTTCGGTGAATCCCGAAATCCGGCTTGGTATTACAACGTCAAAGCGAATCCGATCGTGATACTTTACGCCCGCGGCATCTGTGGCCATTTCATGGCCGAGGAAATCTACGGTGCCGAACGCGACCGTCTGTTTCAGCGCGCAAAAGATGCCCCCGGGCCCTACGGCCGTTACGAGCAGGCTGCTGCCGCCGAATCCAGATATCTTCCGGTCCTTGGGTTTACGCCTTGTCACACGAAAGGGCTGCATTGA
- a CDS encoding sigma-70 family RNA polymerase sigma factor: MNDANGLALSSSPREGESEAECAMRFEREALPLLDALYRAALALTGDRLEAADLLEDTMMNAHRQFGSLPRSVNLRASLYRLLTNAYIGSLRARHRRLAEGLNGATIDCQLATAPEHPSTRLSLAEVEALEALPAAVITKALQALRQDTRMVVYYADVEGFTYAEIAHITNRSVSAVIALLYRGRHQLRCLLLAACSERAACRFPVQAPEAAGVQGATSQHATLHRLTENATCTEQMDWFDRDIVRFVLLWGPHGEGWDEFVYPTFGMTVEQLVDRFRGIIETFVPRLGCLAKSDRELLDRARQLPTIFGQAR, from the coding sequence ATGAACGATGCCAACGGGTTGGCTCTCTCGTCCTCCCCGCGAGAGGGCGAGAGTGAGGCTGAATGTGCGATGCGCTTCGAGCGCGAGGCGCTGCCATTGCTCGATGCGCTCTACCGGGCTGCGCTGGCGCTGACGGGGGATCGACTAGAAGCAGCGGATCTGCTGGAAGACACGATGATGAACGCCCACCGGCAATTCGGCTCATTGCCCCGGAGCGTCAACCTGAGGGCTTCGTTGTATCGACTCTTGACCAACGCCTACATCGGTAGTCTTCGCGCTCGACACCGTCGGCTGGCCGAAGGTCTGAACGGCGCGACCATCGATTGTCAATTGGCGACGGCTCCAGAGCACCCATCGACACGGCTGAGCTTGGCGGAGGTGGAGGCGCTCGAGGCGTTGCCGGCCGCAGTGATCACAAAAGCCTTGCAGGCGTTGCGGCAAGACACCCGCATGGTGGTGTACTACGCCGACGTGGAGGGCTTCACTTACGCAGAGATCGCCCACATCACCAACCGCTCGGTCAGCGCGGTGATCGCACTGCTCTACCGCGGCCGCCATCAATTGCGGTGCCTGCTGCTCGCTGCTTGCAGTGAGCGGGCAGCATGCCGGTTTCCGGTGCAAGCGCCGGAAGCGGCGGGGGTCCAGGGCGCGACGTCGCAACACGCGACGCTGCATCGGTTGACCGAGAACGCCACTTGCACAGAACAAATGGACTGGTTCGATCGTGACATCGTTCGCTTTGTCCTGTTGTGGGGGCCGCACGGGGAAGGGTGGGACGAGTTTGTCTATCCCACGTTTGGCATGACGGTTGAGCAGTTGGTAGACAGATTCCGCGGGATCATCGAGACTTTCGTACCTCGTCTTGGGTGCCTCGCCAAGTCCGATCGCGAACTCTTGGACAGGGCCCGCCAGCTCCCAACGATCTTCGGGCAAGCGAGGTAA
- a CDS encoding acyl-CoA thioesterase codes for MTPPHPFDNAIHLDTIDGNVRRGRTHPEWANFVGPFGGITAAVMLRAIETHPDRIGEPLALTVNFAAPTADGDFDISLRAARTNRTNQHWLAELSQDGAVTTIATAVFGVRRDTWASTEAHPPAAPPPEQLVPGVPGDFIAWGHLYDARFVAGAFPGEHAQPNEVSTSTMWMRDNAQRPVDYPALAALCDIFCPRVFLRRGGFVPSGTISLTTYFHADQRQLDALGGDFVLGTAHANRFSGGYFDQSAQLWSRNRALLATSHQFVYFKGQRSQG; via the coding sequence ATGACCCCACCACACCCGTTCGACAATGCCATCCACCTTGACACCATCGACGGAAACGTCAGGCGCGGTCGTACCCATCCGGAGTGGGCCAACTTTGTCGGCCCGTTCGGCGGGATCACCGCTGCCGTCATGCTGCGTGCGATTGAGACGCACCCGGACCGCATCGGCGAGCCACTGGCGCTGACCGTCAACTTCGCGGCGCCCACCGCCGACGGTGATTTCGACATCTCGCTTCGGGCCGCGCGCACCAACCGCACCAATCAACACTGGCTCGCCGAACTCAGTCAGGACGGCGCGGTCACAACCATCGCGACCGCGGTATTCGGCGTCCGTCGCGATACCTGGGCCAGTACCGAAGCGCACCCGCCGGCCGCGCCGCCGCCAGAACAGCTCGTCCCCGGCGTTCCGGGTGACTTCATCGCCTGGGGACACCTTTACGACGCGCGGTTCGTTGCGGGCGCCTTTCCGGGTGAACACGCGCAGCCCAACGAGGTATCGACGAGCACCATGTGGATGCGCGACAACGCACAACGCCCTGTCGACTATCCGGCTCTGGCCGCTCTGTGCGACATCTTCTGCCCGCGAGTGTTCTTGCGTCGCGGCGGATTCGTCCCGTCCGGAACCATCTCGTTGACGACCTATTTCCATGCCGATCAGCGGCAGCTTGATGCCCTGGGCGGTGACTTCGTCTTAGGAACCGCCCACGCCAACCGATTCTCGGGCGGGTACTTCGACCAGAGCGCACAGCTGTGGAGTCGGAACCGAGCACTGCTGGCCACGTCGCACCAATTCGTTTACTTCAAGGGCCAACGGTCTCAGGGGTGA
- a CDS encoding alcohol dehydrogenase catalytic domain-containing protein gives MTTFRAAQVSSPQGQLALVDRTLTDPAPGTVRVAVEACGICHSDANFVDGQWPGLQFPLTPGHEIAGHIDALGEGVGGWREGERVAIGASGGYCEQCRSCRRGDLVHCEAGMVTGATFPGGFAEYVVAPANALARIPDELSAVEAAPLACAGLTMFNSLRRTGAGPGDLVAILGIGGLGHLGIQFAVKMGFRTVAIARGAEKSHLARELGAHYCIDSLTSDVAGELQSLGGARVIAATATNAEAISATIGGLGLHGELLMLALLADPVQVTPVQLINISGMVRGHPVGDANDLEDALNFAALQGIRPMVEVLPLEKAADGYQRMLANQARFRVVLTTGAAKEPA, from the coding sequence ATGACAACGTTTCGCGCGGCGCAAGTCAGCTCACCGCAAGGACAACTGGCCCTTGTCGATCGAACTCTGACCGATCCCGCACCCGGCACCGTGCGGGTCGCGGTGGAAGCGTGTGGCATCTGCCACTCCGATGCGAACTTCGTCGACGGCCAGTGGCCGGGTCTGCAGTTCCCGCTCACGCCGGGTCACGAGATCGCCGGGCACATCGACGCGCTCGGCGAGGGTGTGGGGGGTTGGCGCGAGGGTGAACGGGTGGCGATCGGGGCGTCGGGCGGCTATTGCGAGCAGTGCCGCAGCTGCCGGCGCGGCGACTTGGTGCATTGCGAGGCCGGTATGGTTACCGGCGCAACGTTTCCCGGCGGATTCGCCGAATACGTCGTGGCGCCGGCGAACGCCCTGGCCCGTATTCCCGATGAACTATCGGCCGTTGAGGCCGCGCCGCTCGCATGCGCGGGACTGACCATGTTTAATTCGTTGCGCCGCACCGGCGCTGGGCCCGGCGATCTGGTCGCCATCCTCGGGATTGGTGGCCTTGGCCATCTCGGGATTCAGTTCGCGGTCAAAATGGGTTTTCGCACCGTCGCGATCGCGCGCGGCGCCGAGAAAAGTCACCTCGCCCGCGAACTGGGCGCTCACTACTGCATCGACTCGCTGACCAGCGATGTGGCCGGCGAACTGCAGAGCCTGGGTGGGGCCCGGGTCATCGCGGCCACCGCCACCAATGCCGAGGCGATCTCCGCCACGATCGGCGGACTGGGACTGCACGGTGAACTGCTGATGCTGGCACTCTTGGCCGACCCGGTGCAGGTCACTCCGGTGCAGCTGATCAATATCTCGGGCATGGTGCGCGGCCACCCGGTCGGCGACGCGAACGACCTCGAGGACGCTCTCAATTTCGCTGCACTGCAAGGTATTAGGCCGATGGTGGAGGTCCTGCCATTGGAGAAGGCCGCCGATGGCTATCAGAGAATGCTGGCCAACCAGGCCCGCTTCCGGGTGGTACTCACCACGGGGGCAGCCAAGGAACCTGCATGA